The following nucleotide sequence is from Dehalogenimonas formicexedens.
ATGCGGTGATCCAAAATAATGGCTGGCTGAAGCAAGAGTACGGTAATTTTCTTCCGGTGTTCCCTCAAACTTTGGCACACCAATTGCTGTGGGGGAATGCCCTGATTTATCCACATCCCACCCACGCCAATCATACGAACTTCCTAAATCACGGTCTCTCAATGAATCGCTGATTGCCAGCAGTCGTTGAGATGAGCGATCCATATTTTGAAGAATGCCATCTTTCCTTCGTTGTGCCCTGGAAGCCGAGATTTTAGCAGAAATTTCAGTTGGAGATTTGTAAGCAGTAAAAGGTTTTGAATAGTCCAAAATCGTCCAATCGATTTCAACAGTAGGGTTGTCGACTTCTTTGACATACCACGGTAGATTGTGTTTGGCAGATGTTGACATAAGCTCATCAATGTCGTGGAATTTGGGACTTATCGCGGCAGCCGCTCCAACTCCTATCCCGGCTATACCTAACCCCTTCATAAAATCTCTTCTGCTGACTGTTGAATGGAATTGCGACATTTTTTCTCCTCCATACTTTATTTTGGTGATTAAGTAAATATATGCCTTTATATCGAAATGTGTCATCGTACTAAAGGACTAATCCATATTGTACTTTATGCTGATTTATACTGTTAATAAATCGCGGTGCTGAACAGGAAAGGCATTGAATTAGATGTTAGGTTGAAACTCCGCAATTTAGCTTTTCTAAACGAAATAAAGACCATTTCTCAACTTCTACTGAACTCCGAAAACAAAATGAAATAGATACTAAAGCGTTAGATTCGGGCGATCTCGAAAATGACATTCGGGATATATCCCGTAGGCTCAAAGGATATGTGGGACAAGAACGTCGATTGATGAATGCTCTCCGCATGGAGGATGCTTCACCTGACGTAATTTTGTATGAAATGAATCAGATGAAGCGAGAACGTGAGGCTGATGAAAAGCGGCTCTCAAGCCTTAATGAAATGAAAGAGCACGTTTCCAAGACGGTTGATCTTGAAAACTTCCTGAAAGAATTATGCTCGAAAGTTATTGCTGACCTGGATAACTGCTCGACCCAGGATAAGAAGGACGCCTTCACTTATTTGGATTTGAAAGTGAAGGCGTCCAGCCACTCAGTAGATATTAAGGGTTACGTTGATCTAAAGCTAATCACCACTGGACAAACATCGGGATGTCAGATTGAAAGGACGTACGAGTGGCCCAACGGAAATGATTCGGTTGCGATAATGCCCATTTGAATATCACTGGGACAAATGTGAGACAGTGTGGAGAATGATACGTTTCGCGAGTTTTTGTTTGTCATTCAATTCGACATAATCTATATCTCTTGAGTGATCGGTTTTCCCATGAGCGGCTTTTTTATCTCTAGTTCTTTGCATTCTAAGAACTTTTTTGATTATCGTTTCTTCGGCTGACCCGAGGTGACTTCCCCCAATTACTTCATCGGGATCTATGCCTTGAGCAACCATTTTATCCCTCAACCGATCAATATTTGAGGGAGGTTCACCAATAATCGCCTCAATAGCTTTGAAGGCGTTTTGGTACGCCGTTTCAATATTTGCCTTTTCCACTATTGAAGTTGGTATTTCATTATCAAGTATAATTTCCGCGATATCTTCTTCGCAAAGCCATATCTTGTGAATACTTTCTCTGTAAAAGCTGGCCGAATTCATAATTGATTGATTTTTATAAAAAACAGGCATTATTTGCAATGCCTTATATAGGGCAATATTGGGAATTCCGATTGCCGCATGATATCGAATGAGATTATTCGTTTCATAATCATCAATGTTGCGTGTGCGTAAAATACCATCAGATGTGATTTGTTCACTATGAATCCGGACCGGTATCGGGGGTTCTTCCAATGTTAAATCGTAAAGAACCGCAAGTGTAACCATTAGAGCATCAGCAAACGCTTGCGCATCTGTTTCATCGATTTCCCCATCCTTTGAGGAGAATACGAACCGCGCATTCATGCCTCGAACTCCAGTTTCAGAATTCGAGCTTTCTAACGTCACTTTAGTAAGAGTTACTCCGATACTCTCAAGTCTTATATCTGCGATGTCCTTTATACAGCCTTCCTCATCTATAAAACTACTACTGTCCGGATATATGAGGCCTGTTAATAAATATGGCATTTCGCTACTTCAAGTCCGTTTTAGGTTCAATTGGGTTTTTCAGTTTAGTCCCCTCATCTTCGACCAAGGCATAACCATAAGAGAGCATTCCACTTAGGAATAATATAATACAACCCAACAACAAGAATTTACCGGATACATAATCAGTGTAGTCTTTAATAACATCCGGTGAGATGTGAACGTCTAACATAGTCTGCGATATCACGAAAATCGCAAATAGTCCGAACGTTATCGTATAGATAAACAGCGATAGTCCTAATAAGTAAAACGTAGGCTTCGCGTCCAGCTTCCCTTTGAATTGTGAAGATGTACTTGTTTTCTTCCAAATTTTGCTAAACGTAAATTTTCCAATTGACCATAACGACCCCAGGACTATGAATATGAACACCATCAAAAGCATAAATTCTTGTATTGTGTTCGGGAAATATACCCCTGCTATCCAAAAGGTAATTGCGAATAGCAGAAGCACTAAGGACATGGATCCAGCAACTTTCCTTACTTCTTTCCTTTCATTTTCTGACTCGATTCTCGAATACACCTGATAGAATCTTTTCCAAAGTCCCGAAAGAAGATAGAGGACGATTGATATGATTGTCAAAGCTACAATACATACTAGAGCGGCAATTTCTCTGTCCATGCAACCTCTCTTTACGATTATCGCCTTTTATTTTTGCGTTTTAGTTTCAAGGTGTTTGACCCTCTGTTAATAGGGCTGGGGAGTATATTTTCAGGTGCTACCGGAACTTTTACTACCGGCAAAGAGACACCAATCCCCTTGTACATCAGTTCCCGGATAAGGCTAGTATAAGGCTTACCCCGCCGGGCTGCTTCGGTCTTAAACTTCTCCAGAAAATCATCCGGTACTCTGACAGTCACCGGGGTTGTGTTGCGACCTTTTGACATGACAAATTCCTCCCTGTATTACACTATACGCCAATCGTAAGCGGGGGTTCAACTTATTACCTGTTTTGGCGCAAAAGACTTTTTTGGGTTCGATTTGAACGTAAAAACGTCCTTTACAATCGTAATGTTCCGATTTGCGGCTATTGACAAGCCCATAAGACGGGCATCGGTTTTCGACCGCTTAACCCGCAGACCTGTCGCCTCGATTCTACGTCCCCGGCGCGGTGGCTCCCGGTGCTCGGAAAACCTGCGCCCCGGCTCCGCCAGATCGCGCCGGTTCGACGGTAGTCTCAAGGGAGACATCCAGCGTCTATGCGAGTCCGAAAGTCCGACCTTGTTTTCCTTTCGGGCCGGACAGCCTAGCACACGCGCGCAGCCCGTCAAGGTAAGCTGCTTCGCAGCCGCGTCGCGGCCTTGACCGCCTGCTTGTCCGCGTGCGCCCCTGCGGTCGGCTGTCCGAAAGGAAAATCAAGCTGGAGGGAACGATGGTAAATCAGATATTGGCAACAAATAATTCTTGTCTTATCGCTAAAACCGATGTAAAGTTCCGAGATCCGATTTTGAAGGAGTCGCCAATGCCCCCAACCTTGAAGGCAGCTATTTACTGTCGGGTGAGCACCGATGACCAAGAGAGGGAAGGAACAAGCCTGCAGACCCAACAAGCGGCTTGTGAGGAGTATTGCCAGAGGAAAGGCTACAACGTCACCCATCGGTTTATTGAGGCTTACTCAGGTTTAACTCTTGACCGTCCTAAACTTCGAGACCTCCAAGGTAAAGCAAGATCCCACGATTTTGATGTTATTGTCATTTATTGCCTTGACCGAATGACAAGGAATCCGACCCACGGCGTCATCCTGGGTGAGGACTTCACCAGGCTGGGGATTAAACTTGAGGCCGTTACCGAAACCATTGAGAGTAGCGAATTGGGAAAACTGATTAGCTACGTCAAAGGGTATGCCTCGAACCTTGAAGCCGAGCGAATTAAAGAGCGCACAATGCGCGGCAAGATGGCGCACGTTAAAGCCGGGAAATTACCACAAGGAACGGGCATCGGCGTTTATGGCTACCAGTGGAACAAGGACACCGGACGCCGGACGATCATTGAGCATGAGGCAAAAACGGTGCTGCGAATCTTTGCCGATGTTATCGCCGGAAAGAGTGTTAACAGTATTGCCCTATCACTGAACAAGGATGAGATACCGACTAAATCAGGTTCTCTTTGGTTCCCATTGACAGTTAGAAGGATTGCACTTAATTCGACCTATGCCGGATTAACTTATTATGGCCAGACAAAGCGAGTTGGCAAGAATAAGGTCATTGCTCAACCCAAAGAAAACTGGGTGCTTCTCCCCGATGTCACCCCGCCCATCATCACCCAAGAGATGTTCAATAAGGCACAGGAAGCAATCAAAAATAGGCATGAAGTCAGACCACTTAAACAAAACGCCGCGTATTTGCTAACGGGTTTCATGCGTTGCCCGAAATGTGGCTCAACTATCGGCGGGACTATGTTATCGGGAAAATATCGTTATTATCAGTGTCGCGGGTCCAAGCCGACAGCAACAAGGGCAAAGATTTGCGACGCCGGTTATATCAAGGCCGATGAGATAGAGGAGAATGTTTGGTATAGGTTGATTAGTGTCGCCACCGAACCATTGAAAATGGACGGAATCAATACCACAGAAGATGATTCAACAAACCTTTTGCCGATTCTGGATAAACAAATTAAAGAGTTGAGGGTAAAACTCAAAGCTTATCCCCAGAAAGAAAAGAACCTTTATGGATTGCTCACGCACGAACAGGTTACTAGTGAGTATGTTCTTGAAGCTGTGAGCAAGCTTAAAGAGAGACTAGCTGAGGACGAACAACAACTTAAAGGCTTGGTTGAGACGCGGAAACGGATTGGCGCATCGGCTCAAATAGCACTTAGTTCAGAGCAGAAAAATAGCCTAGTGTTAGAAAAGTTGTTTGAAGCCACCACCATTGAGGATAGGCGCCGATGGCTTCAGGCAATGAGAGTGAAAATAATCGCCCAGCCGGGCAGTTTCAAGATGATGTGCTTTTACGATGCCAAAATCGATTATGCGGATTTCCTCGAAAATCCGGACGCCGACTTAGAAAGTGGCGACCCGATGCCTGACGTTAACCAGCCTGTGTACGCCGACTATGCCAAAAGTGTTAAGGATTTAGTCACCATTGAACGAACATCGGGATGTGCGTGGAGTTACGAGGGAGATTCAATCCCATTTCAGCGAACGCTAAGGCCAGCATAGTAGCCATCCCGGAGACAGTCAAGCTCGCCAAGTCACATTTGAGCGCTCAAAGGACGATGCCCTTTAGCGCCAGATATCCATCAAAGGTGGATGACGGCAATCTGCGTCTTTTCCTTATCATTCCTTCCCAAATCGAATTGGCAGTAGCTCGAGTAATGAAAGAAATCCTACAAGCTTCGAGGAGGATATCACAGGTGGTGATAAGTCGCCTAGTATTTTGCTGACAGTAGTTGAATACGTCCGCGAGATTATTACTTCCCATGGTTCCCGGATGGTGCTTTAAGTAAGCCATACAGGCCGCTTCTCCACTCCCGTAAATTCCCGAATCTACTAACAAGAAATATTCCGTTGCTTCGGGAGAACCTGTAATAAATTCAACTGTTCCCATGTGACCATCAGACACGCACTTTTGAATTTTCTCGAAGATGTGCTGAATCCTCTGTAATTCAACCAGAACTTCTTCGGGAACAACCATATTTTTTGAGAACATTGCACATAAAATGTCAGCCCGGTTTACCCAAGCGAAACTCGATAGTAGATCGGTGTCGAGCACCAATGGTGCCTCAATCAACAACGTCAAGAGTATCTTCCTGGTTGATTATATCGAGTAGGTCTGCATCAGCTAAAATTTCCTCGTATTTGGATGCTGTTATCAGATTGCAGTCAAATGCCTGTTGGGCTTTCGCGGCATAATCCGAGATCAGAACTTTATCATTCGTAGGCTTGTATAAATCAACGGGCTTACCTAACCTCAGAACACCGCTTATGACGTCCAAACAAAAGTTGTTAGTCTCATCACGAGAAATAAGCTTCATGCCTTCGAGCCGCCGACACATTGAGCGCCGGCTTACTCCGAAGAATTGCTCCAGATTTACTATATTCGATAGGGTGAGCGGCTTATCCTTGATGCCAAGTTGCATCAATTGATAGAGGATACCATCTTCGGGCATTAATAGATGCTTTGCGAAGAGATCTGCCAACTCCTCGTTTTGGGCTGGATTAGACAGTTGCTCGGTTTTACAAAGGCGGTTCACTAACTCAGTATCGCAGAGGCAATGGAATAACTCATGGGCGATGGTGAAGTGTTGGTGCCCAAGAGTTTTCGAGGAATTTACGAATATGCACCTAACCCTCTGTGTCTTTACGGTAGCCCCTGAAATAGAGCTCTCAAGTGGACGTTTTATACAGCAGATATTGAAAGCTTCAATCGATCTTAATACGTCGAGATATTCGATTGATTGCAGGCCTAGCTTCAGCCTAGTTTCGATTGCTAATTGTCGCGCTAAGGTTTCAGACACAATGGTTGTCTTCCAACATTGCAGATAGTTTGTCCAAATTCATCGCGATTTTGTTGACCTGGGCAATTATTGAAATATCACAATCGCTCAAATCACTGACTCTAAAGGCCATTGAAACTTGGGGTTCTGGAGCAAGGGGAGCTTCTTGAACGAAATGGGACGCTCGGTAGCCATATAGATCAGCAATTTTACTTAATGTAACGGTACTAATTGGGCGCGCTCCAGTTTCGATGTAAGATATGACTTCCCTTTTTATCCCAAGAAACTTAGCCACATGTTCTTGAGTGAATCCCAGGCTTTCTCTAGCAGCTTTCAATCGGCTTCCAATCAATTTCGCATCCATTTCAGGCCTCTGTTACAATGTAACTTCAATCAACGTGATGATTGTAACATCGACGTTACACAAGAGTCAATGGGTTTGACTTAACAAATGAAAATAAATCCGTCGTTAAGCTGTCAGATGACTTTCTTTAATTTGCCACCCTTTGCCGCGAATAGTGATTGAATCTATGACCATAGAATACGAGTTGTTGTTTCCCAATCGCATCGAACACCGATTTAATGGCTAAAGCAGGGTGTATAATAAGTTACACGACTGAGGAGGCGCTGTTTATGGTTTGTATTGTGGTTACTCCCCCTACGACCTTCCCTAGGCTAACTGTATTACCGGCTATATTGGCGATCCTGGCCGTGCTGTGGGTTAGCTTTTATTGTTTTGATAATCGGGATGGTAGGCGGGTACACAGTCCCCATGGGTCAACGGTTGCAGAGATAATCGTGTCCGCGGCTCAAGGTTTTCTTGCTGTCAATGCTGACCTTGATTCAGATGGAACAATCAGAGCCACAAGTGAGTCAACCGTCCCGGTGAACATCACAAATACAGCACAAAGTGATGGAAGGGATCTCGGAGACAATTACTATGGTTTGAATCCAAAAGAGTCTTATACATTCGTTTTCCAAGAACCCATGATCATTACTGTGGTTGCTGCCTAGATGTCTGATACCATTATCGCAGCGATTTTTGGCCTAGGTGGCCTTGTCTTTGGCGTAGGGATCACCGAATTTAATCGATCCAGAATAGAAAGAGGTCGCCTTCGCAAAGAATCGTTTTATAAAAGGCTGCAAGCCCATCAACAAGCCTTTGGCCAGTGCCAAGACTTGGGCATAGCAGTCACCGATATTGATCTCGAAAGGATCAAGAATATCGCTTCCGAAGGGCTTAAGTGGTGGAATTATAGCTGCCTTTACTTAGATACGGTGTCAAGATCGGAATTCCTAACCCTGTTTCATATAGCCCAAAAATACGCTGATGGGGTGGAGAATGCCAGACGGATCATCTGGGAGCAACTCACCAAAACCGAAAAATCCATTCTACGAGGGATCAGGATGGAATACTTGCCCGAAGGTTGCCCACTTCCTGAGGAACTCCAGGCGGTTATTTGATTAAAGAGTAGTACCGCAAGAACAGTTTCATCGGTTGATAACAATGAACAAACGTGCCATTTGTCAAGCGCCTATTTCAACTCTAACAAATCCGCCTTGACTCTTAGGGCGTCGTTGGAGCCTTCGCTTACAAAACCGTCTCTGGCGACAGCCCAATTGAGATTCCCCCAATATGTCCTTGAAATAGGGGGGCCGCCGGTGGGCCTAAAGTAGACCTGCCAGCCGCTATACGGGTGTCCCAGCACATCTTGACCAACAGCGGATTCAAGATATATAGCTTCCACCCAAGTTTGCGAACTAAGGTCGGCAAGGTATCGGATTGCGTTTGGGCTAGATGCTAATCCGTTTAGGTAGGCGTTAACTTTGCTGATTGCCCAGTTTTGGTCAAGTACCACGACGCGCGTATCCGGGTCTTGAACAACGTTTTGGCTGCATCCGAAAACGCCGACAGCTAGAAGACTGATTAACACCAAGGCTAAAAGCAATCTCAGGGGTCTGTTCACGTAATCCTCCGGTGGGAAAATTCCAAAAACGAATATGACTATATTCGATAATCGAATAACTGTCAAGACTCTTTGCCTTATGATTTCATACGATGAAAGAGGGCAATCTAGTGGGAAAGAGGGTACGTGAGGCTCGCTTAGCTGCTAAGCCACCTGTCACCCAGGAAGACCTTGTCGCCCGGCTTCAAATCCAAGGGTTAGACCTTAATCAAACCATGATCTCGAAGATCGAAAGAGGGCAAAGGTCAGTTTCGGATTATGAGTTACTAGCTTTAGCAAAGGCTTTGAAGGTTAAAGCCGCTTGGCTACTCGAAGGGGATGAGAGCGAAGCAACTCGTTGATTAACGGAAAACTTGAACAGCAAAATCTATTAAACCGACGGCAGCGATGAATTCATACACTCATCCATGGCCATTCGATTTTGGCAATCCAGGTGATGATTTGCACTAACCCCCAAATCGCGGCGATGAGGCCAAGGCATCCAAGCAGTAACTGGGTACTAAACT
It contains:
- a CDS encoding helix-turn-helix domain-containing protein; protein product: MKEGNLVGKRVREARLAAKPPVTQEDLVARLQIQGLDLNQTMISKIERGQRSVSDYELLALAKALKVKAAWLLEGDESEATR
- a CDS encoding recombinase family protein, which produces MVNQILATNNSCLIAKTDVKFRDPILKESPMPPTLKAAIYCRVSTDDQEREGTSLQTQQAACEEYCQRKGYNVTHRFIEAYSGLTLDRPKLRDLQGKARSHDFDVIVIYCLDRMTRNPTHGVILGEDFTRLGIKLEAVTETIESSELGKLISYVKGYASNLEAERIKERTMRGKMAHVKAGKLPQGTGIGVYGYQWNKDTGRRTIIEHEAKTVLRIFADVIAGKSVNSIALSLNKDEIPTKSGSLWFPLTVRRIALNSTYAGLTYYGQTKRVGKNKVIAQPKENWVLLPDVTPPIITQEMFNKAQEAIKNRHEVRPLKQNAAYLLTGFMRCPKCGSTIGGTMLSGKYRYYQCRGSKPTATRAKICDAGYIKADEIEENVWYRLISVATEPLKMDGINTTEDDSTNLLPILDKQIKELRVKLKAYPQKEKNLYGLLTHEQVTSEYVLEAVSKLKERLAEDEQQLKGLVETRKRIGASAQIALSSEQKNSLVLEKLFEATTIEDRRRWLQAMRVKIIAQPGSFKMMCFYDAKIDYADFLENPDADLESGDPMPDVNQPVYADYAKSVKDLVTIERTSGCAWSYEGDSIPFQRTLRPA
- a CDS encoding ImmA/IrrE family metallo-endopeptidase yields the protein MSETLARQLAIETRLKLGLQSIEYLDVLRSIEAFNICCIKRPLESSISGATVKTQRVRCIFVNSSKTLGHQHFTIAHELFHCLCDTELVNRLCKTEQLSNPAQNEELADLFAKHLLMPEDGILYQLMQLGIKDKPLTLSNIVNLEQFFGVSRRSMCRRLEGMKLISRDETNNFCLDVISGVLRLGKPVDLYKPTNDKVLISDYAAKAQQAFDCNLITASKYEEILADADLLDIINQEDTLDVVD
- a CDS encoding helix-turn-helix domain-containing protein, whose product is MDAKLIGSRLKAARESLGFTQEHVAKFLGIKREVISYIETGARPISTVTLSKIADLYGYRASHFVQEAPLAPEPQVSMAFRVSDLSDCDISIIAQVNKIAMNLDKLSAMLEDNHCV